The segment ATTTGGCATAACAGGGGGAGTGTGTTTCAGATTGTTAACCATTGTCTGGTTTCTCCCATTGTACAGTCACTTTTATACTTGCTGGCCGTGCACTGGATAGCTTACATAGTGCTGTTAACTGCCACCAGGAGGAGCCTTGCACATGTAACAgctttcatagaatctcagggttggaagggacctcaggaggtcatctagtccaaccccctgctcaaagcaggaccaatccccaatgtttggctcagatccctaaatgccccccctcaaggattgaactcacaaccctgggtttagcaggccagtgctcaaaccactgtgctatccctccccccagtaatCAGTGGTGTGCACTTAAACTAGTTGGTAATTGTGCACTGACCTTGTAGAAAGGATGGGACAAGTACCAGCTCCGTAAGTGGCTCATACAATAGAACAGATAGGTGAAGGTTGCATCTCACTCTAAAGACCCAGTACTCACAGGTGGTGGTAGTAGCAGAATTCAATTGTAGGATTCGATGAGCCCCTAGCCATGACAGCTGTATGGGCATCCTTCCCTAAGGATTCTCTCTAGGGTTCAGAACTGCAGTTTCCAATTTATTTATTGCAGTTGATTAACTCATTGGTGTTTAGTTGTAGAGAGGCCACTATTTGACACAATGTCCCAGGAGGTACATGGTCGCAGGTGGCCCGTGAAGTGACCTCACCTGAGACCAGACTGCTAGCTACTGTGAAAGATGTAGACAAGCAAAGCCAGGGCTTTCTGTCTGCGAGCTGCCTTGTGTTGAATGCTAACACCCTATTCCAGTCAACACAATTCCACGTGCAATGCTGCTATAGTGCTAAATACATTGTAACTTCTTGCATGCTGTAACTACACCAACAGGTGTATCATAGGGCTGCTGGGCTGAGTGTGAGAAGGCACAGAATGGTTAGGTGGCTATTCCTGTCTCCCTGTTCCCCTTAGTCTGCACGAAGGGGTGGTATCCAGAGGAAATGTCACATTTTGCTCTTATAAACAGGTTTAGATTGGCTTCCATTTAAGAAGAATTTATTttagtctcccccccccccaaatgcttCTGCCATTAGCACTGCGTAACTAtgaactggggcgggggggtaggactAGACAGATGTGCCGTATATTGCTTTTAATGGAGGGAGTGTTTGCTGCTTTGAGATGTAAAGATGgccaaaatgttttttctttttgtccgcTTGTGATCTTTGTAATATCAAATCTGGTCTTGCTGGAGGACTTCCTGGGACTCTGGAGGGATATCAGCTTATATTGTTTACCTGCAGGAGTGGGAGTGTTAAGACATCACTTCTCCACCAAGTCAGTCACAGGTATTAAGTGTGTTAAACGAAGTATAAAACGTGCTGACTAGaaatccttcctctctctcttttcattcCTTTGCACATGTTGCTAGTTTCACTAGCTGTCCACTCACCATAAACGCTAGCCAGGAACTCtccactgccttttttttttttaagggacaaGTCATCTCAGGCTGCCTCTGTTTTTAGACATGTAATCTGTTCTTAACTTGATTATACACCagtctgattttttccccttccctcctttttGCAAGTacttaaggggggggggggaaatcccttAAACAAGATCCTTCCTCCTCCTTACCTGATGGGGATGATGCTTAGGCAGCCAGCGACACAAGACAAAATGAAACAGAGCCCGCTGAACCAGTCCAGTGTATGTTGATAGATCTTGTTGTAGGCTGTGGATGTAGCTACCCCCGTGATCACTAAAGACAGCTGCAGCAAGACAAACACCTTACCTGTAAACAAGCCAATAAATAGTTACTCTTAGCCAGAGCCTCAACGAAAGAAGGAAAACCACTCTATGTGGAGTCAACGTGGACAGAAAGCCACAGCCCTTAGATTCAGGCCCTTTGACACATAATAAATGTCATTTTGGATAACATGGAACCTGTAGACAAGACCACCCTTGTGCCAGAACTACTGGTCTTAAGAAGATGCCTCAGCACCTCCCCTGTAGTTGTGGACCACCTCTGCTAAGGAGGCACCAAAAACTCCTTTAAGTAGGTgccattggtgtgtgtgtgagcgctTTCTTTAATGGGAATGCCATCTGTTCGCGTGAACAGCAAATACTTCTTTATAACTGGAGATGGGGCCTGAAGCAAAACCTGAGCACCACATGCTCCTGGATCTTGAAACAGTTTAATTTTGGTTGAATTTAGCTGCTAGGACTTTTCCTTATGCATTCACTCAGTCCTCCCACAGCTGCCTACCCCATTAGGATAAGATCTGGATGTAGCGATTTGGATCTCTCTCTAACTACCCACCACCTTTGTGCAGGATCAAACAGGAGAAGAAAATGTTGTGGAGAAAAAACCGGGTAACTGATTAAAGCATTATTATGCAGGTCAAACTTCTGAAACATGCTACCACAGTGCCAAAAGGGGACACTCTCCTAGGAAAGGATTAACGTGATTACAATCAGAAGGCTGCTTGGGAAGATGTGGTGATGTGCTATTGAACTAGGATGAGTTTGAGCTGATTGTTTCTGCATTGTCAGTTAAGGGTTGATATTTTAAATCCTCATCACTAGGTTTCAGAGGCAACAGCCTATTATGATAAATAGGGTACACATATTTGCCTTAGAGCCATGGTTTCACTGTGGCTTGGCTGTAGATGCTGTAAGACAATATTTCACATGTGGAAGCTTTTATCTTGAGGACTGTGAGGGTGAGAAACGTAActattttaaatggaaagcttaaattctgcaacAGCTAACAGGGTCCCAGCCGTGAAGTACGACTATGTGACGCCATTGTTTTAGCTTCTGCTGACTATgatggaggacaaagactgatgTGATAACGCTGATCTCCATCCTTCAGAGAGCTGGCCCCAGTTTGTGTTAAGGATCCATTTACAAATGGACATTTTAATAAATGGTGAATTGTTAGCATCTAACATCTGCTTGTAACGAGGGTTTCATCACTCTACTGCACATATTACCCCTGTCTAGAATATGCAAATAATATCTATTTATTAGccctttataaatggaacctGAATCTAGCATGACCATTTAGCTTTGTCCAGGGCTGTGATTAGGGCCTGGTCTACCCAGCTCCGATTTCAGCCACTGGTGTGCTGATGTGGCTACAAACTTCTAGTATAGACAGGCAAAACTTCTGAAAGGAGAAGCAGCCCCGCTCTTGCGAACTGCAGTGTACCCTTGCGGCTCTGTgtacatggggggaaaaaagggtgagTTAGCTTGAGTGGAACCCCTCCTTTTAGGCCGGTTTGGGCACAGTTCAGCACCTTTCAGATCTCACAATGCAACCAGCTCAGACAAGCGCAAAGGTATTCAATTGTTTCTacacagctggagtgggggaggttcaaTTAAGTTAAAGTATCTGTTCAAAAGGCAACCCCCTGCTTTTTGCCACTGGAGATGGTCTAGGCATTTGCAGTAATGGGACAAGCTGTACCAGTGGCTTGTCACCAGTGGCTGAAACAGGGGGCCTAGGGCTAAAGGGATGAGAGCCGACATATCTAAACGTCCCTGTGCTAAGTAACTCTGAGAACTCTGGACTCAGGGGAGGGCAGTGCAGGTAGAGAGGTATTGATGCTTTGCTCCAACTTTGCTTCCCCTCTGTTCATCCGGTAGGGCCGTGAAGTTGAGCTGTGGCATAACTGCCGACAATAATGCCTTCTCCTACTGCAATTTGACCACAGAGTAATGTCCCAAAACCTGTGCTAAAGACCTGGGGTTGGGGTGAAGACTGACTAaacactgagggggaaccgggacCGGCTCATCCTAACTCTCCAAATGGTTTTCCCCAGTTCTAATTATGATTTTATGAAGCAGAATACAGATGGCAGCACTTGATACTTAACCTGCTCTTCCACCCTACAGTGAATGAGAGCAATAGCCATCATTGGGTTTCTGTCCCATTTCCCGCCACCcgccgcacacacacacaaatcttgtTACTCACCATAGGACGATCCTTGTACATGTTTGGATAACAGAGATCTGATGGTTGGTAAGGGGATGAGAGCAAACAGCATTATGGCCCGAgctgtaacacaaataaatggGTAGCTTTCATCAGTACCTGCTGGCAAAACGTCAGCTTAATGCCCCTTAGGGCAAGACCATAAATtgcagatcagggctggggcggtgTTGAGCAAATCACAGGCAACAGCTGTGCATTGTAGGATTCACTGTGTGATGTGGGCAATGTGGTTCTGTCAGTCCCTCTACAGTATTAAAAACTAATCCTCGTATTTAGGCAGGTCATTGTCCCCTTCTAGTGGGTGGTCCACGTGAGTGGAGGGGGGGTCTACCTGTCAGCAAAGAGGGTTACTCCTTTAGAGGTCGATCAGCAGGGCTCATGCTCTTAGGGTCCTAGCTTCATGCACAGGCAGGATGATTGTGTTATCTAGGAAAGTGATGGCTCTGCTATTGGTTGGGCCTTAGAgctgaagctctttggggcacggcctgtctttttgttctgtttgtacagcaccgagcacaacaGGGTCCCGGTCCatgtgactggggctcccaggtgctactgcaatacaagtaTTAAATAACATCTTACAAACAATGCAGGATTACAGGTTGGTGATGGAAGCTATTTAACCAAGTATGCTTTTTCCTACCCCATTTCCCTGAAACCTTGTTCCTCCAACATGTCTTTCTGTTGAATAAGCAAAGCTGTTAGAAAGTCCATTCCCCTGTTGTTTCTTTACTATTCCACCTTGTCTCCAGACAGAATAATTTTCAGTGGACTTTCAGCTTCCATTCATACAGGGTATACCAGCATCACACagaccttatttttgttttgctctcCCTTAGCACTGTGTCCCTGTCAGTCTTTCAGCAAGGAGATCTTAAGCTGAATGGTATAGGCCTCTTTCTCTCTACATTTACTAAACATTCATCTTGCAGCTGCTCACTGCCACAAACAAGGATACAGTTTTTATGCTGCAGTAACTGTTTCCTACCGCCAAACTCAGCTCCTGAGAGAGTCAGGAGGCCTATCCCTGTCTACCCCTTGTCCATTTATGCCTGtgacccactaaccccctctttttgtcctatgattgcAGCAGTGTTAATGGGCTTCTCTACATGGAATGGTCCCTTCCAAGATGTGCTAACTACTTAATGCTGAACAAGCTGTTCCACCTGGCATTTTTGCGATGACTTCTGGCAATGCCTTTCCCAgccccgaagaagagctctgcctggctcgcaagcttgtctccctcaccaacagaagtgggtgaaataaaaaataattcctcacccaccttgtccacGTCTGTACGTACAGCGCTGCAGCAGCGCAAATGTGCCTCTGCAGTGTGCGGGGTGAAGATGCTCTAGAGATGGGAGCAAGCTCTGCCATCGGCATAAAAACAACACCTCTGTGAGTGACATAAACtaagtcaacaggagaggctctcctgccAAAATAGCACTGCGCATATGAACgcttatgtcgctcggggggagggtggggggtggaatatccccccccccacaagccaAGCAACGTATATTTTGCCAACAtagcctgtagtgtagacaaggtcttactTAAAGTTCAGGATTTTGGATACGTACTGCTAAGTTTAACTGCTACAGTGGCTCTAGTTGACAATTAACAATGCTTGACAATTAGGCTTCCCACCAACCATAGCTATGCCTTACTGTGAACCAACAAGAAAACTTTGTCCAATCAGCTCCAGTCCATAGGATGCCTCCATTTCATCTTTGCCAAGGTAACCCAAACTTTCTTCCTTCTCATCCACAGGCCTTTCCTTACAAGGAGAAATATTACCCATAATGAAGACAGACTGTTGTTTGACTAGTATTAATAGCTGAAAAGGGTTTTTTCTCCTATGCAAAGCTGCCTTTCATCAGCTTAGATCTGGGATATGACCTAGTGAAAAATTACCAGCACTAACTAGTCTTTAAAAcaaatgattttataaaaaaaacaacccaaatccCTCCCAAGCCAACATGTGACATCAAGTTTATTACTGTTAATCCAGCAAAGACAGGGGAAAAGATGGGGCTGACCCAACAGCTAAGGGCCCACACATTTAGGTAAAATTCACAGCTGATCAGAATTTTGCACCTTGGGCTCAAAGTGGCTGCTGGTGTAGTGGGTTAGTGAACTCACGCAGGCCCCTTGCTGCCATCTCAGGAGGAGCAGAGTGGGGAGTCATGGGTCTGCTCTTTATGGCCTTTCTGCCACCCCCGGGGAAGTAGGGACAACCCTGTAACCAGACATCAAAGATGAGGTATGTGTGAGGGAGGACACAGGAGGAGGAAATTGCTTCTTACACTGTCACCATGTTGACCTCTTAAACTTTAAACCCTGATGTAATAGGAGAATTTTGTGTGGGTGAATAATTTACTGTGGCTAGAAGAGTCTCTTTGGAAAGTGTGTCTCTCCCACAGTGTTTCCTGCTCTGAGGTTTTCATTGACGTGAACAGCAAAGAGCTTTATACTGCTGCTGAAGCACAGCTCTTGCACATCTCCCTTTTCTCCGCCTGCCTGCCGCCTAGCGTACATGGGGATCAGTCATTCTCCCTTGCAGTGGCTGTGACCAATCATGTCACAGTTCAACTCACCAATGTAGAACAGGAATGTCTGTCGCACAAAGGCCATGATGAGAATGCCAATGCTGAAGGACAGTATCCCAATGATGATCATAGTCGTGTCCCTTAAATACTTGGAGAACACAAAAACCCCCAGGAAACTGGTAATAAAGATCATGTAGCCAGCAGCATTGCCATAGCCAATCTCCACTGGGCCCCAGCTCAAAGGTTTCTTAAGCAAAAACAGCGGAAGCACATCCATGGCTCCCACAACTGCTAGGTCATACAAGACTGCCCCGACGAAGAGCATTGCAATGATGAGTTTTGATGGTGCCAGGGGGCTGCGCCCCTCGTTCTCACAGGAACCTGAATTCCCTGCAGTTCCTTCATCCTCTGGTAGCTGGCTGTCAGGCTGATCTATGTCCTTGGGTTTGCTGTGAGCTAGGGAAGCTGGGCAGGTGCCTTCAGGCATAGGGACTTTCAGAACAAAGACGCTGTAGAGGAAGCAGAAGGCATAGCAGGCAATGCTGCAGGCCACTAGCACGGTGCCCTGTTGATAACTTATGTGGGAATGGACGAAGATGTGCCCAGACGCTATGCTTCCCAAGAAGCCCGCCATCCCATAGGTCAGCTCGATAACAATCAGCCGCAGAGACCTCCTGTGCTCGGAGGAGCCCAGAGACCCCAGAGCCATGACGCCAGCCCAGTAGGTGGTGAAACCTCCCGTCAGACCGTTTAAGGCCGCCGCCCCATACAACACCTCAATAGGCCACTCCAGCAGGATTAAGAGGAGCAGGAGGGACCTGGAGACTAGATAGCCGAGGAGAGGTAAGCAAATGGTGAGCTTCCTGTTCTTCTTGTCGCCAAGCTTTGTCAGGCCGTAGGCCGTCAACAAGGGGCTCAGGCCCAGAATCAAGTTGTAGATGATGTAGAAGTCAGAGACAGCTTTCTGCTGTAGATCCTCAAGCATGTGCGCTGGGGAGGTTGAGCTGGTCCGGTTGTAGTAGTTCTTCACCACTAGCAGCAGCCCTGTGTCGTAAAAGGAGCTGGCTATCTGGGCACCAGCTACCACGGGCTCAATCCAGGTCCTCACCGCCATCCCTCCGACCATGATGGCTGCTGCTGAACCTTTCCTTGGGGCTACTGGCaaggaggtgggtggggaaggaagagcgGCAGGGAGGTGTGCTGGAGACAGCAGGTTCAGAAGTTCTGGTGTTAAAACCGAAAGTCACTAACGTCTGCAAGTTAGCACAGAAACAGAGTTGTGTGAGAGCAACGCTGGCTGCACCTCCCCTCCAGCCACACACAGCCCCGTGCAGTGACTGAGACTGCTCTCAATCCTGCCTGTGCCAGGGACGCTTTTGCGTGCCTGGAGCCCGCCCTCCACTCTCTTCCTGGCATGCATTCAGAAAGGTCACAGGGCCCTGGCTTGGGGAATTTCTGTCTCACTTGGGGAAGTGACTGTCCCCTGGTTGTGGCTTATGTTTCACCACCCCTGAGCTGAAGCGTGCAAAAGGAatcacagcaaagcagtggcaACATCTAcctatggggtgggggtgggggaagggtggagagGGCTGAGGTCACTGGACAGtagccctccttcccccccacccatctTCACCCACCCCATGTTTGTTGCTGGTGGCTTTTGAACCTGTTTACCCTGTtccttgcccccccgccccaaaaccTTTTCAACAATTTGAACAGCAAATTGTAGCAGgaaattcaaacaaaaacaaGGCTGTTGCACTGACCTGTCTCCACAGCCACTCCTGTGTATTCAGCCTCACTGTGCTTCTCAAATGAGGGCAATCCTGACGGGCTCTCTTGGCTTACGCACACAGCAGAGTCTAGAAATAACTCCCTTCCCACACTAGCTGAGTAACCAGTGAGCTGAGGAGTTAGTAGCTGTGGTGAGTAACAGGCCACATACTGGAAAATGTGTGGCAACACCACCCCCTTAGCCTGGGCTCTCCTGAGGGCCGAGACACCGGGAACAGCAAGGCAACTGGAAAAGGGAGGCTGACTAGCAGGATATGTACTGTGACCATGTGTGCTTTCGCAAGATCCTCTTGCCCAACCCATCTCCCAAAGCAGCCTCTTCCCATCAAATCACCCCACCATGAGGGACACCCTTGCTCCGTTCCTGCTGCTGGGGAAAAAGAACTGATCTCCTGAAAAAGAGCCATCTCCATGTCTCACCCCCTCTTTTCTTTGCCCTGAGGCGTCGGGTCCTGCCTAGGGCCCCCCCGGGAAGAAAGTAGCTAATGTTTGGTGTCCAGCCATCTCCAACACAATGGAACTATCAAgtccctaattttttttaaagatagaacCGGCTAACCTCAACAGCCATGACTGAGCACCCCACCAAtatcggggtggggggaggaaacagGGAGGGacagaagaagaaataaaatctGTGACTAACCTAGGCCTGGCCCTTGAGGGGAGGGGAATTGGGCAGTGGGGGGTATTttatacagttttgttcaatagatTAACCCCCTTGGGGATTTTTCAGTTGCATCCTTCTACATACATTTGCATCCAATGCAAAAGAGCAGCAAAATACCCGGGGACTGATTGGCCAGTGATTTCACTATTTGTTTTGTTGCACTAAGGCTGCTCGGGTGGGGGTTGAAGTGTTGTGTTTGCTTTGTATAAACCAGGATCtcttctctcctccatctctaGGATTTCCAATGTCTGAGAAACAAAAGTAGGTGAAATACACCCAGAAATAGCTGCAAGGACAGGCCCAGGGGCACCTCTATACCCAAATGACAGATGGTCAGGTGTGAGAACAACCTTTAAGTAGCAGTAGGAAGGTAAGCAAAGGCAGAAAACTTGGTTAGCATGGACTATGCCCTGCAAATCTTTCTCGTGGCTTTGCTATGTAATGCAACTATCCCAAAATCATGCTGATGCAGGGACAGACTCTGATCTCTAAACTTCAGTGTTGTTACTTGAGATCATGGGCACCATGTGAACCAccagctggaggaggcttgtCCCCAGCTCCACCCTTTCCGTCCCCGCCCACCACAGccaccaacccctgccccaggtgagcaccccctccagcccagagcaccaggagggcGGGCTGCGTGACCCCAGCCAGGGCCACCACAgtggggagctgcagaggaggcctggggggcagagcatgggcgtGGCCACAcctggctatttggggaggcagagcctccccCCGCCTTtgatacccaccgcccatgcttGAGATGCAGACTGGTGTTATGTAACACTTCCCAGTTGGGCCCCAAACCTTCAGACCATGCTGCACTATCGTGTCTGAGTACAGCCATATAGATACACGACATACATGAGAAACCAAACATCATCATCGACCTCCCTCAGCCAGATCACCTTGAGGCTAACAACGTGGGGCTCTTGCAGTCCAAGGAGTTAGGAAGGAAGGGAGTCACACAACTGATGACTCAGCAACTGCAGCCAGCCCTCTCCCTGGAGCAGCTCTGAGCACACCTGTGGCAGTCTGGCCTCTCATTTACGCAGGTGTGAAACTATTTAGTCCAAGCCAACACCTTAAACTCCACCCAGAAACTAATCCAAAATCAGAGCAGGCCAAGGAGATATGGCGTAACGTGATGTCCGGGTGAAGAACTGTTTACTGTAGCAAAGCAGCAAGAAAAAGTTCTTTTGGGCCTAAACCCTCAGTTTTCAGTAAGGCAAGACTATCACTGATTCCGATCGTTCAGACACCCCCTTCCATGGctatccagaggtgaaagtaagccggtacacaGCCGGCTGTACCAGGAGGGGACAGCTTCCCCAGTCCGGCAATggaaaagggccctgggctctgtGGTTTCAGGTCAGTGCGGTGCTCGTGTTCTTGTAACACTGACCGATCCCGGTCGCCGGCGGGGGGGAATCAAACCTCGGACCTCTGGAAccaaatgcatgagcctctaccgcatgagctaaaagccatctgCCTGCTGATGGATGGCATTGACTTACCAAACATTCCTGGTGAGGAAGGTAGAAAAGTAGGGCCAGAGCTAGCCTAACGAACGGCTGTTTTACTTCCCTTTCAAAACCGCAGACGGGCTGAACAGCAGAAGCAAATATCTCCTGTTTTTAATCCCCTGCcgcctttatttatttttcagtcctGGGTTCTGTGCTGAGCCAGCAAACTCCTTGGGTTGCACTCATTTGTGTGCTGCTCTCCCTTGTGGAAAAATCAGAACACTGCAACCTCCAAAGTTTACATTTTCTGCAGGATTTGGTTCTCCCTTGGGGAACTGGAGGTATATAGGTGACTAACGCCTCTTATGGTTAATGGGACCTCCCCACATTAATCCCCTACATGTAGAGAGGAAAATATCTCTTTATCATGTTGAACAGAGTCTTAAAGCTAGTCTTAATTGAGGAATAAATCTCATCACAATTCCTAAATAATCCCCAAATATTCCTCACGTTACGTATTGCTCTGTGCATCACCTGGCTTTCATGTAACTTTTCTCACTAATTGAAACTctttgggaagggggaggatttAGGCATGGAAAAGAGATGAGACACACCTCTATGTCCATGCAGTGACACACAAGAGGAATGTGATGACTAAAACAACAGCAGCATTAGGTTAAAAAATTCCAGG is part of the Caretta caretta isolate rCarCar2 chromosome 5, rCarCar1.hap1, whole genome shotgun sequence genome and harbors:
- the SLC46A2 gene encoding solute carrier family 46 member 2 — translated: MVGGMAVRTWIEPVVAGAQIASSFYDTGLLLVVKNYYNRTSSTSPAHMLEDLQQKAVSDFYIIYNLILGLSPLLTAYGLTKLGDKKNRKLTICLPLLGYLVSRSLLLLLILLEWPIEVLYGAAALNGLTGGFTTYWAGVMALGSLGSSEHRRSLRLIVIELTYGMAGFLGSIASGHIFVHSHISYQQGTVLVACSIACYAFCFLYSVFVLKVPMPEGTCPASLAHSKPKDIDQPDSQLPEDEGTAGNSGSCENEGRSPLAPSKLIIAMLFVGAVLYDLAVVGAMDVLPLFLLKKPLSWGPVEIGYGNAAGYMIFITSFLGVFVFSKYLRDTTMIIIGILSFSIGILIMAFVRQTFLFYIARAIMLFALIPLPTIRSLLSKHVQGSSYGKVFVLLQLSLVITGVATSTAYNKIYQHTLDWFSGLCFILSCVAGCLSIIPISIVACKQRSPSGSLEILAA